A window of Corvus cornix cornix isolate S_Up_H32 chromosome 4, ASM73873v5, whole genome shotgun sequence contains these coding sequences:
- the KLHL8 gene encoding kelch-like protein 8: MASESMVPEQAKQHLMKGKRRQQQQARSSNSHGDDDVFVFEANEAWRDFHSSLLHFFEAGELCDVTLKVGSKLISCHKLVLACVIPYFRAMFLSEMAEAKQKLIEIRDFDGDAIEDLVKFAYSSRLTLTVDNVQPLLYAACILQVELVAKACCEYMKLHFHPSNCLAVRAFAESHNRIDLMDMADQFACEHFTEVMECEDFVSVSPQHLHKLLSSSDLNIENEKQVYNAAIKWLLANPQHHATWLDEILAQVRLPLLPVCFLMGVVAKEEIVKQNLKCRDLLDEARNYHLHLSSRAVPDFEYSIRTTPRKQTAGVLFCVGGRGGSGDPFRSIECYSISKNNWFFGPEMNSRRRHVGVISVGGKVYAVGGHDGNEHLGSMEVFDPLTNKWMMKASMNTKRRGIALASLGGPIYAIGGLDDNTCFSDVERYDIDSDRWSTVASMNTPRGGVGSVALVNHVYAVGGNDGVASLSSVEKYDPHLDKWIEVKEMGQRRAGNGVSELHGCLYVVGGFDDNSPLSSVERFDPRCNKWEYVAELTTPRGGVGIATLMGKIFAVGGHNGNVYLNTVEAFDPIVNRWELVGSVSHCRAGAGVAVCSCLSSQIRDMGQGSSNVVDCM, encoded by the exons ATGGCTTCAGAATCCATGGTCCCTGAGCAGGCAAAACAACAtctgatgaaaggaaaaaggcggcagcagcagcaagctcGGTCTTCCAACAGTCATGGGGATGACGATGTCTTCGTGTTTGAGGCAAATGAGGCTTGGAGGGATTTTCACAGCTCTCTTCTTCACTTCTTTGAAGCTGGAGAGCTCTGTGATGTTACACTAAAG gttGGTTCAAAGCTAATCTCCTGCCACAAACTGGTGCTAGCTTGTGTTATTCCATACTTCCGAGCCATGTTTCTTTCGGAAATGGCTGAAGCCAAGCAGAAGCTGATCGAGATCAGGGACTTTGACGGCGATGCCATCGAGGACCTGGTGAAGTTCGCGTACTCCTCGCGGCTCACACTGACAGTGGATAACGTCCAGCCGCTCCTGTATGCTGCCTGCATCCTGCAGGTGGAACTGGTGGCAAAGGCCTGCTGTGAATACATGAAGCTGCACTTCCACCCCTCCAACTGCCTGGCAGTCAGGGCGTTCGCCGAGAGCCACAACCGCATCGACCTGATGGACATGGCTGATCAGTTTGCTTGTGAACATTTTACAGAAGTGATGGAGTGCGAGGACTTTGTCAGTGTGTCACCACAGCACCTCCATAAACTCCTGTCCTCCAGTGACCTGAATATTGAAAACGAAAAGCAAGTTTACAATGCTGCTATCAAGTGGCTGCTGGCCAATCCACAGCATCACGCTACGTGGCTGGATGAGATCCTTGCACAG GTACGGCTGCCTCTCTTGCCCGTTTGTTTCCTTATGGGTGTTGTGGCAAAGGAAGAGATTGTCAAGCAGAATCTAAAATGTAGGGATTTGCTGGATGAAGCAAGAAACTACCACCTTCACctgagcagcagggcagtgcctgaCTTTGAGTACTCCATTCGCACAACACCAAGGAAGCAGACTGCTG GTGTGCTGTTCTGTGTCGGTGGCAGAGGTGGATCGGGTGACCCCTTCCGCAGCATCGAGTGTTACTCTATCAGTAAGAACAACTGGTTCTTCGGCCCTGAAATgaacagcaggaggaggcacGTGGGTGTGATCTCCGTGGGAG GTAAAGTCTACGCAGTAGGTGGACATGATGGAAATGAACACTTAGGAAGCATGGAAGTCTTTGATCCTCTCACAAACAAGTGGATGATGAAGGCATCAATGAACACAAAGAG GAGAGGCATTGCCCTGGCATCCCTGGGTGGCCCCATTTACGCCATCGGGGGGCTGGATGACAATACGTGCTTCAGCGACGTGGAGCGCTACGACATCGACTCGGATCGCTGGAGTACGGTGGCCTCCATGAACACTCCCCGGGGCGGCGTTGGCTCCGTAGCCCTGGTG AACCATGTTTATGCTGTGGGTGGCAATGATGGTGTAGCATCTCTTTCCAGTGTGGAGAAATATGATCCCCACTTGGATAAGTGGATAGAAGTGAAAGAGATGGGTCAGCGAAGGGCTGGGAACGGTGTCAGCGAGCTCCATGGCTGCTTGTATGTTGTGG GTGGCTTTGATGACAACTCGCCCCTGAGTTCGGTGGAGCGGTTCGACCCACGCTGTAACAAATGGGAATATGTGGCAGAGCTTACAACTCCGAGGGGTGGTGTTGGCATAGCGACACTGATGGGGAAAATTTTTGCGGTCGGAGGTCATAATGGCAATGTGTACCTGAACACAGTGGAAGCATTTGATCCCATAGTGAACCG GTGGGAACTCGTGGGCTCAGTGTCgcactgcagggcaggggcaggcgTGGCTGTGTGCTCCTGTCTCAGCAGCCAGATCCGGGACATGGGCCAAGGGTCTAGCAACGTTGTGGACTGCAtgtga